In Thermodesulforhabdus norvegica, a single window of DNA contains:
- a CDS encoding PilZ domain-containing protein: MKGEKEREFFRIHIPGLIVKYNILPKTEGRYFLPRRHHHSKPLLPEDSELQSELEILFERLDRLETKIDYLLHWLGRGTGEKIFQFESEVTNIGGGGISFISPVPLEVNTFLELCILSIVGDMPPILAIGKVCWQKMSSDRSKEASYSIGVCFEDIYAEDQQTLMRMIFQAEIQQRKRREGEKS, translated from the coding sequence ATGAAAGGTGAAAAGGAACGTGAATTCTTTCGCATACACATACCGGGTCTTATCGTTAAATACAACATTCTGCCAAAAACGGAGGGAAGATATTTCCTGCCTCGCAGACACCATCACAGCAAGCCGCTTTTACCGGAAGATTCGGAGTTGCAATCAGAATTAGAGATCCTTTTTGAAAGGCTGGATCGGCTGGAAACCAAGATAGACTACCTCCTTCACTGGCTTGGTAGGGGCACCGGGGAAAAGATATTTCAGTTCGAATCCGAGGTTACCAATATCGGTGGTGGCGGGATTTCTTTTATCAGTCCTGTTCCTCTGGAAGTGAACACCTTTTTAGAGTTGTGTATTCTTTCTATTGTAGGTGATATGCCCCCCATTCTGGCCATAGGAAAAGTATGCTGGCAAAAGATGTCGTCAGATCGATCGAAAGAAGCCTCTTATAGCATTGGTGTTTGCTTTGAAGACATATATGCCGAAGATCAACAGACACTTATGCGAATGATTTTTCAGGCCGAGATACAGCAACGTAAAAGAAGGGAAGGGGAAAAATCGTAA
- a CDS encoding HD domain-containing phosphohydrolase translates to MKVLIVEDDIALGKMLKDFLEKMERHSVHHIASGREAMEVINRESFDCAFIDLQLNDISGIDILRYLKSVDPAVPVIMMSGYPTLEGSIEAMRLGACDFLTKPFSLQDVMVSFERAFRERQILLENLALKLEHETRLELERVNRELERRIEEQRILFSVSRHLDEVTSSEALYDAILSWALELTGADSVGLYISLPAGQPSGGDLVLVAEKNRGKGENFLPALIRSVDGIGGVGLNASGAVQRACQGMSGHVSGWFHEEVILRALPVDSCKIWQLKIRGELFAYLTAYFHGGVRPVQKMSARILDFLLKKAGLTLENLALYESLMANFYAILRSLVNALEARDVYTGKHSERVTRWAVKIAQYMGCKRTDVEALRTVGYLHDIGKIGIPDAILNKPGKLSVEEYDLIKQHPVIGETIVKELGLSDEERSIIRHHHERWDGKGYPDGIGGTDIPLVARIICVADAYDAMSTDRPYRKALSRERIISEFRGNKGTQFDPDVVDAILDLLGSREEDNER, encoded by the coding sequence GTGAAAGTTCTTATCGTTGAAGATGATATTGCTCTGGGAAAAATGCTCAAGGATTTCCTCGAGAAAATGGAACGCCATAGCGTTCATCACATTGCAAGTGGTCGTGAGGCAATGGAGGTTATAAATCGTGAATCCTTTGACTGTGCCTTTATAGATCTCCAGCTTAACGATATCAGTGGAATTGACATACTCCGCTATCTCAAGTCTGTGGATCCTGCCGTACCGGTTATCATGATGAGCGGCTACCCTACTCTGGAAGGCTCAATAGAGGCAATGAGATTGGGGGCCTGCGATTTTTTAACCAAGCCTTTTTCCCTTCAGGACGTTATGGTTTCTTTTGAACGGGCTTTTCGTGAACGGCAAATTCTCCTGGAAAATCTTGCTCTTAAGCTTGAACATGAAACCAGGCTGGAGCTTGAAAGGGTAAATAGGGAGCTTGAGAGGCGAATAGAAGAGCAAAGAATCCTGTTTTCTGTGTCAAGACATCTCGACGAGGTTACTTCCAGTGAGGCTCTTTACGATGCCATATTGAGCTGGGCTCTGGAGCTGACGGGAGCTGATTCCGTGGGACTTTATATTTCTCTTCCGGCAGGACAGCCCTCGGGGGGAGACCTTGTGCTGGTTGCCGAAAAAAACCGGGGAAAGGGAGAGAATTTTTTGCCGGCATTGATAAGGAGTGTTGATGGAATTGGTGGGGTAGGGTTAAATGCTTCCGGGGCAGTTCAAAGAGCCTGTCAGGGCATGAGCGGGCATGTTTCTGGTTGGTTTCATGAGGAGGTTATCCTAAGGGCTTTGCCCGTGGATTCCTGCAAAATATGGCAGTTAAAAATTCGGGGTGAACTTTTTGCCTATCTGACAGCTTATTTTCACGGTGGAGTGCGACCTGTTCAGAAGATGTCGGCCCGGATACTGGACTTTTTGCTTAAAAAGGCGGGTCTTACCCTGGAGAATCTTGCGCTTTATGAAAGCCTGATGGCCAATTTTTACGCCATATTGAGATCTCTCGTCAACGCTCTTGAAGCCAGGGACGTATATACGGGTAAGCACTCGGAACGTGTTACCCGGTGGGCTGTAAAAATTGCCCAATATATGGGCTGTAAGAGAACCGATGTAGAAGCTCTCAGGACGGTTGGATACCTCCACGATATCGGTAAAATAGGAATACCTGATGCTATACTCAACAAACCGGGTAAACTCAGTGTAGAAGAATACGATTTGATCAAGCAACATCCGGTCATAGGTGAAACGATAGTAAAGGAACTGGGTCTCAGTGACGAGGAAAGGTCCATCATCCGGCATCATCACGAAAGATGGGATGGAAAAGGATATCCTGACGGTATTGGTGGAACCGATATCCCGCTTGTTGCCAGAATTATTTGTGTTGCCGATGCCTACGATGCAATGTCTACAGACCGTCCTTACAGGAAAGCTCTCTCCCGGGAGCGGATAATAAGCGAATTTAGAGGCAATAAAGGCACACAATTTGATCCCGATGTAGTTGATGCAATTCTGGACCTGTTAGGCTCTCGGGAGGAGGATAATGAAAGGTGA
- a CDS encoding flagellar protein FlaG, translated as MEPKVPEVQPVSIEQWAHVKPEVERRKQEIIKPVEESSGSKSKKVGEGKEQVQTKLLDMSLEDVKELAEQIENYLKEINVKLSFKIDKKTHDVVVRVINRETGELIRQIPPDELLKLRQKLEELVGVLFHGTI; from the coding sequence ATGGAACCCAAGGTGCCGGAAGTTCAGCCCGTGAGTATTGAGCAGTGGGCTCACGTAAAGCCAGAGGTTGAACGCAGAAAACAGGAAATTATCAAACCTGTAGAAGAAAGCTCCGGCAGTAAGTCGAAAAAGGTCGGAGAAGGTAAGGAGCAGGTCCAGACGAAATTGCTGGACATGAGTTTGGAGGATGTAAAGGAGCTGGCGGAACAGATTGAGAATTATCTCAAGGAAATAAATGTCAAATTGTCTTTCAAAATCGATAAAAAGACTCATGACGTGGTCGTTCGGGTTATTAACCGGGAAACGGGCGAGTTAATCCGCCAGATTCCTCCTGATGAACTGTTAAAACTGCGTCAAAAGCTTGAAGAGCTTGTTGGAGTCCTCTTTCATGGAACGATTTAG
- a CDS encoding flagellin has product MRINTNVPALNVHRNLTMTSRRLAESLKKLSSGYRINSAKDDASGLAVANKFRADIRSIRVAKQNAMEAQSMLQVADGAYSKIYDILVRMKELATQAASSQTVQSQLVSEFQYLQSEIDRIAGSTLYNKSLLISTSTGGPGTQKATSSAVDGLTFQVGQHNDTQFRIALQLDGADATSLGVSSAGSNAIAISDVTAAQSAMDAIDQAIESINQYMAKVGAYQNRLQYTIENLEVTVENFSASESTIRDVDMAWEVMNFTKQQILQQSGIAMLAQANMAPQQVLQLLQG; this is encoded by the coding sequence ATGAGAATAAACACAAACGTACCGGCTCTTAACGTACACAGAAACCTGACGATGACCAGTAGACGCCTTGCCGAATCCTTAAAGAAGCTATCGTCGGGGTACCGGATTAACTCTGCCAAAGACGATGCTTCAGGTCTAGCCGTCGCAAACAAATTCAGGGCTGACATCCGGTCTATAAGGGTCGCAAAGCAAAACGCTATGGAAGCTCAATCCATGCTACAGGTTGCCGACGGTGCCTACTCAAAAATCTACGACATACTGGTGCGCATGAAGGAGCTGGCAACTCAGGCTGCTTCGAGCCAAACGGTTCAATCCCAGCTGGTATCGGAGTTTCAGTATCTTCAGTCTGAGATCGACAGAATTGCAGGCTCAACTTTGTACAATAAATCATTGTTGATCTCCACATCAACCGGCGGACCTGGAACTCAAAAGGCAACAAGTAGCGCCGTGGACGGGCTTACATTCCAGGTAGGCCAACACAACGATACTCAATTCCGCATCGCGCTACAGCTCGACGGAGCAGATGCAACGAGCCTCGGGGTATCGAGTGCCGGTAGTAACGCCATCGCAATCTCAGACGTAACAGCAGCTCAAAGTGCAATGGACGCCATCGATCAAGCCATTGAAAGCATCAACCAGTACATGGCCAAAGTAGGTGCATATCAGAACAGGCTTCAGTACACAATAGAGAACCTGGAAGTTACCGTTGAAAACTTCTCTGCTTCCGAATCAACAATTCGCGATGTGGACATGGCCTGGGAAGTGATGAACTTTACCAAACAGCAGATTCTCCAGCAGTCCGGTATTGCAATGCTTGCCCAGGCCAATATGGCACCTCAGCAAGTGCTCCAGCTGCTTCAGGGTTAA
- a CDS encoding CgeB family protein: MNHPNRSTPPPGEFSTYPSESLFLKNMHALLAVSDFNSVAFFEEEKNSTPIELRSSTSGLPTAVLKTWQNIYIHDKDNPVQGAKQWLAEKAETEKVETVLLIGLGLGYELGQILNKLSNIKNIIVYERYPELIKVALSLRDYSRDILQRHLEFYSWPTFGELRNRISSSKVKILTHPVLGNIYEEEKYGLENHSRGSGKKIVILITGLLSRDIVFLLELMGFETLPVEITKVRPSTFQKFLFSSKADAVFSVNYVKEVPYLSRAAGIPVVFWEIDPTIELIPPLPEAHSNTIIYSYRKARIPLLKEAGFFRVDYLPLASNHFRFRPSPLTDEQRIRYGADISYVGSSMVNEGKRLLSLCLDRLSSPHEKEKIIRAVERQNKCFSKFILPDLLPTLIKGLSMPWVIEDTNGTSIDATMCIAEECASRRRITVIRSLSTFHPKYRVRIWGDDGWRSVIPPGVEYSGPAGHYHELPIIYNATKINIDINRIYQKEIVPLRVFDVLATGSFILVDHSDEAAKLFDGKVVMYNSLKELREKVEYYLKNEEERLAIARECREVILKRHTLSQRLQKILSDLQVLGWL, translated from the coding sequence ATGAATCATCCGAACCGATCAACACCCCCCCCTGGTGAATTCTCGACCTATCCCTCAGAGTCTCTCTTTCTCAAGAATATGCATGCTCTATTGGCAGTAAGTGACTTTAATTCAGTCGCCTTTTTCGAAGAAGAAAAAAATTCAACTCCCATTGAGCTCAGAAGCAGTACATCCGGGCTACCAACGGCTGTTCTGAAAACATGGCAAAACATCTACATCCATGACAAAGACAACCCCGTTCAAGGTGCGAAACAATGGCTGGCAGAGAAAGCAGAAACGGAAAAGGTCGAAACCGTATTGCTCATAGGACTTGGTCTGGGCTACGAACTCGGCCAGATACTCAATAAACTCTCGAACATAAAGAATATTATCGTTTATGAGAGATATCCAGAACTGATAAAGGTAGCCCTCTCACTCCGGGACTATTCCAGAGATATTCTCCAGCGCCATTTAGAATTCTATAGCTGGCCTACCTTTGGAGAATTGAGAAATCGGATTTCTTCTTCAAAGGTAAAAATCCTTACCCACCCCGTGCTGGGCAATATATATGAAGAAGAAAAATACGGGCTGGAAAATCATTCCAGGGGCTCAGGCAAGAAAATCGTTATTCTCATCACGGGATTATTGAGTCGCGATATAGTTTTTCTGCTGGAACTCATGGGCTTTGAGACTCTTCCAGTAGAAATAACCAAGGTGCGACCCTCGACATTCCAAAAGTTCCTATTTTCCAGCAAAGCCGACGCCGTTTTTTCCGTAAATTACGTCAAAGAGGTTCCATATTTGAGCAGAGCTGCAGGCATACCGGTAGTTTTCTGGGAAATCGACCCCACCATTGAGCTTATTCCTCCCCTTCCGGAAGCGCATTCGAATACAATCATCTACAGCTATCGCAAAGCCCGTATTCCATTGCTTAAGGAAGCAGGCTTCTTCCGGGTTGATTACTTGCCCCTGGCAAGCAATCACTTCCGGTTCCGCCCTTCGCCCTTAACGGATGAACAGCGCATCAGGTACGGTGCCGATATCTCCTATGTGGGGTCTTCCATGGTCAACGAAGGCAAAAGGCTTTTATCCTTATGCCTGGACCGACTTTCCAGCCCTCACGAAAAAGAAAAAATCATCAGGGCCGTTGAAAGGCAAAACAAATGTTTCAGCAAATTCATTCTCCCCGATCTCTTACCGACTCTCATTAAGGGCTTAAGTATGCCATGGGTTATCGAGGATACAAATGGAACCTCAATTGACGCCACCATGTGCATCGCAGAGGAATGTGCATCGAGAAGGCGAATTACCGTCATTCGAAGCCTCTCCACGTTCCACCCAAAATACAGGGTTCGCATTTGGGGTGATGACGGCTGGCGCAGTGTAATACCGCCCGGAGTTGAATACAGCGGCCCCGCAGGACATTATCACGAGCTTCCCATAATTTATAACGCCACGAAGATTAATATCGATATCAACCGAATTTACCAAAAAGAAATCGTCCCCTTGAGAGTTTTCGACGTCCTTGCAACGGGCAGCTTTATCCTTGTGGATCACAGCGATGAAGCCGCGAAGCTTTTTGACGGAAAGGTTGTTATGTACAACTCGCTAAAAGAGCTGAGAGAAAAAGTCGAGTATTATCTTAAAAACGAAGAAGAGAGACTTGCCATTGCCCGTGAGTGCCGCGAAGTGATACTGAAAAGGCACACTCTTTCGCAGAGACTTCAGAAAATACTTTCGGACCTTCAGGTATTGGGGTGGCTTTAA
- a CDS encoding CgeB family protein, which yields MKIFIAEPIEGGSVPVAHYCARGFSQMGYQVLFFRGTSFATAHDYIKNLTHRNFNHPLFLLFIEFMKRAVQQCIDEAEPDIVFGVSQSPLFPENLLTSRSRKIITILWFPEDCNRFTSWKRLAPHCDFFFIIQKEPVLSTIRRLCPQTHYLPVAADQEIHRPIKLSPQEKAFFGSDISFVGAGYRNRVHIFRALLDYNFKIWGNDWYLEPDDPLLQVIQNKDRRIPVEEYVKVFNATKININLHSSLEPRSIGGDFINPRTFEIAACRAFQLVDRRSLLKEIFKDDEIVTFESLQELKRLIDRFLIHDDEREEFARRAYKAVLERHTYLHRVKKISDTLWYNK from the coding sequence ATGAAAATATTCATAGCAGAACCAATCGAAGGTGGCTCGGTTCCCGTTGCTCACTACTGCGCTCGTGGGTTTTCTCAGATGGGATATCAGGTTCTCTTTTTCCGGGGTACCTCTTTCGCCACTGCACATGATTACATTAAAAACCTAACTCATCGCAACTTTAACCACCCTCTCTTCCTTTTGTTCATCGAATTCATGAAAAGAGCCGTCCAGCAATGTATTGACGAGGCAGAACCGGATATCGTCTTTGGAGTGTCCCAATCCCCCCTTTTTCCTGAGAATCTGCTCACCTCCCGGTCCCGTAAAATCATCACCATCCTGTGGTTCCCCGAAGACTGTAACAGATTCACCTCCTGGAAAAGATTGGCTCCGCACTGCGATTTCTTCTTTATCATTCAGAAAGAACCTGTACTGTCCACAATAAGGCGATTGTGCCCCCAAACCCATTATCTTCCCGTGGCGGCCGACCAGGAGATACACAGGCCCATAAAGCTCAGTCCACAGGAAAAAGCCTTTTTCGGCTCCGACATATCCTTTGTGGGAGCAGGGTATCGCAACAGGGTCCACATTTTCAGGGCACTGCTGGATTATAACTTTAAGATCTGGGGAAATGATTGGTATCTGGAGCCTGACGATCCTCTCCTTCAGGTCATTCAGAACAAGGATCGGCGCATACCGGTTGAAGAATACGTTAAGGTCTTTAATGCTACAAAGATAAACATAAATCTTCATTCGTCGCTCGAGCCTAGGTCAATTGGCGGAGATTTCATTAATCCCAGGACCTTTGAGATTGCCGCCTGCAGAGCTTTCCAACTGGTGGATAGGAGATCTCTCCTAAAAGAAATTTTCAAGGATGACGAGATCGTAACCTTCGAATCCCTTCAAGAGTTAAAAAGGTTGATAGATAGATTTCTTATCCACGACGATGAAAGGGAAGAATTCGCCAGGCGGGCTTATAAAGCGGTGCTTGAAAGGCATACCTACCTGCATCGTGTGAAGAAAATTAGCGATACATTGTGGTATAATAAATAA
- a CDS encoding glycosyltransferase family 9 protein, whose translation MKVLIIQLARMGDIIQTLPLIMRLREHRNAHVTLLCIGEFSDVLRPTRLVNRFFKISASDAHEICHRQNYDRLYRLLSHPYFEESYDLVINLTHDFMSALLSGKIRSGEKTGLIREKDSDPLGYIPDKWGKYLFSVVRNRKANSFNLVDIHIGMGKIPHEPVKRFLDTDVKAKSRVEKLLRHFKVSTPLVGIHLGASRSQRVWPLEHFVKLAELLVKEVKTHVVITGAGTGEIDNARKFMELYRQRNPNGQNEVTNLAGKTTVLELAALLEKMQLFIACDTGPLHMAAGAGTPTVGLYMATAFPGETAPYGDGHIVITPVEKCYPCREPSKIPSCDFRCKYHITPEKVLEICSTVLEGKRDELLRSKNLGENKIRVMISRFLSNGTLCYTPLTPRRDSLFARQVAERYMWEGVLGLEPDWNLLNFSNPDVCLNELMTRIGILQNMKTVPEETAESMDTLTTSNAIPLELQGNLIYLASLLDKKTITSLKTYLTLYQLQLHNHHLSIEISRIWHELKQDLDNAIAGCGRALRWLTQSSRYA comes from the coding sequence ATGAAAGTGTTGATTATTCAGCTTGCCAGAATGGGTGATATCATTCAAACACTTCCGCTTATAATGAGGTTGCGTGAACACAGGAATGCCCATGTGACGCTCCTGTGTATTGGAGAATTTTCTGATGTTCTGAGACCCACGAGGCTGGTAAATAGATTTTTCAAGATTTCGGCATCCGATGCTCATGAGATATGTCACCGACAAAATTATGACAGATTGTACAGGCTGCTGTCACACCCATACTTCGAAGAATCCTATGATCTGGTGATCAACTTAACACACGATTTCATGTCTGCTCTTCTATCAGGAAAAATCCGTTCCGGGGAAAAGACCGGTTTAATAAGAGAAAAAGATTCAGACCCCCTCGGTTATATTCCCGATAAATGGGGTAAGTATTTATTTTCAGTCGTTAGAAATCGTAAAGCAAATTCTTTTAATCTCGTCGATATCCACATCGGTATGGGTAAAATACCTCACGAACCGGTAAAGCGCTTTCTGGACACCGATGTAAAGGCAAAATCCCGGGTAGAAAAGTTGCTCAGGCATTTCAAGGTCTCAACTCCTCTGGTGGGAATTCACCTGGGAGCAAGTAGATCCCAGCGAGTATGGCCTCTGGAACACTTTGTAAAACTTGCAGAGTTGCTGGTCAAGGAGGTCAAGACCCATGTAGTAATTACCGGAGCCGGAACGGGAGAGATTGATAATGCCCGCAAATTCATGGAACTCTACCGACAACGAAACCCCAACGGGCAAAATGAAGTAACAAACCTCGCGGGGAAAACAACCGTTTTAGAGCTGGCCGCTCTTCTGGAAAAAATGCAACTATTCATAGCCTGCGACACGGGACCTTTACACATGGCGGCAGGCGCAGGAACTCCTACTGTGGGTCTGTACATGGCAACGGCATTTCCCGGAGAAACGGCTCCCTACGGAGACGGACACATAGTAATAACACCGGTCGAAAAGTGTTACCCCTGCAGGGAACCGTCAAAAATCCCCTCCTGCGATTTTCGTTGCAAGTATCACATAACCCCGGAGAAGGTCTTAGAAATATGCTCAACGGTCCTGGAAGGAAAAAGAGACGAACTACTCAGGTCTAAAAACCTTGGTGAGAACAAAATACGGGTAATGATTTCCAGATTTCTTTCTAACGGCACTTTATGCTACACACCGCTCACGCCCCGGAGGGATAGCCTTTTCGCCCGCCAGGTCGCGGAAAGATACATGTGGGAGGGGGTACTGGGCCTTGAGCCCGATTGGAATTTACTCAATTTCTCCAATCCCGACGTTTGCTTGAACGAGCTTATGACACGCATCGGTATTTTGCAAAATATGAAAACAGTTCCCGAAGAGACGGCGGAAAGCATGGATACTCTCACAACGAGTAATGCAATACCCCTGGAATTGCAGGGGAATTTGATTTACTTAGCTTCCCTGCTCGACAAAAAAACGATTACTTCACTGAAAACTTACCTGACGCTTTATCAACTGCAGCTTCACAATCACCACTTAAGTATAGAAATTTCCAGAATATGGCATGAATTAAAGCAAGACCTTGATAATGCTATTGCCGGTTGTGGGAGGGCCCTTCGATGGCTGACCCAAAGCTCTCGGTATGCATGA
- a CDS encoding tetratricopeptide repeat-containing glycosyltransferase family 2 protein, whose product MADPKLSVCMIVKNEARNLKELLPSVKNFADEIVVVDTGSDDNTVEIAKTFTPNVYYFPWCDDFSAARNFSLSKASGNYFLWLDADDRISDKAILSIKELKKYFNSSNFFYMILKDIALTDHGPKVRSYTYQIRCAPLLPGVKFQGKVHERLLENLPSPPFRPVTTDIEIEHYGYNDPILLKKKMLRNLRLMTMDYEHYKSDPAFIISLAVTYYALKNYSKAYLTIKNYIETNYSQISENYFNSSFDIYVTAAEYAYTSDVEAEAIRWLIRAEACVRPEKACIFRLAKMWEKLGDHRKAIGYLLTSLNMPHKVSTIPTLPPPEEWELSLRLAYNYICLGDKETYRKFVASATNVGGISREDAYEWLSTHAFYLKNFQIAQLVMEDALAEGCATPSILCNLGILYRKYGNMAKAEEYLRKSLAMNPQHIVSRINLGWVYLAKGEYEKSFKVWSALLRNGIDDWDVVAGGIVSGIIYGADIENFIELLTGKAVAEVPYELRDFEISKEPIGLLEALIKTLQLADRSDLVPYVTALRRFILKPGRKKTELR is encoded by the coding sequence ATGGCTGACCCAAAGCTCTCGGTATGCATGATCGTAAAAAATGAAGCCCGCAACCTCAAAGAGCTACTACCATCGGTGAAAAACTTTGCCGACGAGATAGTCGTTGTCGATACAGGGTCCGATGACAACACCGTTGAGATAGCAAAGACATTCACTCCCAATGTATATTATTTCCCATGGTGCGACGACTTCTCGGCAGCACGAAATTTCAGTCTAAGCAAAGCATCGGGCAACTACTTTCTGTGGTTAGATGCCGATGATAGAATATCTGATAAAGCAATCTTATCCATCAAGGAGTTGAAAAAATACTTTAATAGCAGCAACTTTTTCTACATGATTCTCAAAGACATTGCTTTAACCGATCACGGACCGAAAGTGAGATCCTACACGTATCAAATTCGCTGTGCACCCCTTTTACCCGGCGTCAAGTTTCAGGGAAAAGTTCACGAGCGTTTACTGGAAAACCTACCGTCACCTCCTTTTAGACCCGTCACGACAGACATTGAAATAGAGCACTACGGCTACAACGATCCTATCCTTCTGAAAAAGAAAATGTTGCGAAATCTCAGACTCATGACCATGGATTACGAACACTACAAGTCTGATCCGGCTTTTATTATTTCACTTGCAGTTACATATTATGCATTGAAAAACTACTCTAAGGCATATTTGACGATCAAGAACTACATAGAAACGAACTATTCTCAGATATCCGAAAACTATTTTAATTCTTCATTTGACATATATGTTACGGCGGCTGAATACGCTTACACATCCGATGTGGAAGCCGAAGCAATAAGGTGGCTCATCAGAGCCGAAGCCTGTGTGCGTCCTGAGAAGGCCTGTATTTTCAGGCTGGCAAAGATGTGGGAAAAATTAGGCGATCACAGGAAAGCGATAGGTTATCTTCTCACTTCTTTGAATATGCCCCATAAGGTTAGTACAATACCCACACTTCCGCCACCTGAGGAATGGGAACTTTCACTGAGACTGGCCTACAATTACATATGTCTGGGTGACAAAGAAACCTATAGAAAATTCGTGGCATCGGCAACCAATGTGGGGGGCATCTCCCGGGAGGATGCTTACGAATGGTTAAGCACCCATGCTTTTTATCTGAAAAACTTTCAGATTGCACAACTGGTAATGGAAGATGCCCTGGCCGAAGGTTGTGCAACACCTTCAATTCTGTGCAACCTCGGGATTTTATACCGGAAGTACGGAAACATGGCAAAAGCAGAGGAATACCTTCGGAAAAGCCTTGCAATGAACCCTCAACACATCGTTTCACGAATAAATTTGGGCTGGGTATATCTTGCAAAGGGTGAATACGAAAAGTCCTTTAAAGTGTGGAGTGCTTTGCTCCGGAACGGCATAGACGATTGGGATGTTGTCGCAGGCGGAATTGTAAGCGGCATAATTTACGGAGCCGATATCGAAAACTTCATTGAGTTGCTGACAGGTAAAGCGGTTGCCGAGGTTCCATATGAACTGAGAGATTTTGAAATAAGCAAGGAGCCTATCGGGCTATTAGAGGCGCTTATAAAAACTCTACAGCTTGCTGACCGAAGTGATCTGGTGCCTTACGTGACGGCATTGAGGCGATTTATTTTAAAGCCCGGCCGGAAAAAGACCGAATTAAGATAG
- a CDS encoding flagellin: MSLRINTNVEAINVHRNLTMTNRRLAESLKRLSSGYRINSAKDDASGLAVANKFRADIQSLRVAKQNAMEAQSMLQVADGAYTKIYDILVRMKELATQAASSQTVQNQLVSEFQYLQSEIDRIAGSTLYNKTLLISTSNSGPGTTKANASATDGLTFQIGQLNDGQFRLNLTLDKADATSLGVSSAGSGAIAISDVAAAQNAMDKIDSAIESINQYMAKVGAYQNRLQYSIENLEVSIENFSASESTIRDVDMAWEVMNFTKQQILQQSGMAMLAQANMAPQQILQLLG, from the coding sequence ATGAGTCTCAGAATCAATACCAATGTTGAAGCAATTAACGTACACAGAAACCTTACAATGACCAATAGACGACTGGCAGAATCACTGAAGAGGTTATCTTCAGGCTACAGGATTAACTCCGCCAAAGATGATGCTTCGGGTCTTGCGGTGGCCAACAAATTCAGAGCCGACATACAGTCACTTCGAGTTGCAAAACAAAATGCCATGGAAGCCCAGTCAATGTTGCAGGTGGCGGATGGAGCCTATACCAAGATATACGACATACTGGTGCGCATGAAGGAACTGGCAACTCAGGCGGCATCAAGTCAGACTGTTCAGAATCAGCTCGTCTCGGAGTTTCAGTACCTTCAGTCCGAAATTGACAGGATTGCGGGATCTACTCTGTATAATAAGACCCTTTTGATTTCTACGTCAAACAGCGGACCTGGAACGACAAAAGCCAATGCCAGTGCAACCGACGGTCTTACATTCCAGATAGGCCAGCTCAACGACGGTCAATTCAGATTGAACCTGACGCTCGACAAAGCAGATGCAACAAGCCTCGGAGTATCGAGCGCCGGTAGTGGCGCCATCGCAATCTCAGACGTAGCTGCAGCCCAGAATGCGATGGACAAAATCGACTCGGCTATTGAAAGCATCAACCAGTACATGGCCAAAGTCGGCGCATATCAGAACAGGTTGCAGTACTCAATAGAAAATCTCGAGGTAAGTATCGAAAACTTCTCCGCTTCCGAATCGACAATCCGCGATGTGGATATGGCCTGGGAAGTGATGAACTTCACCAAACAGCAGATTCTCCAGCAGTCCGGTATGGCAATGCTTGCTCAGGCAAACATGGCACCCCAGCAGATCCTCCAGCTCCTCGGATAA